The sequence below is a genomic window from Streptosporangium lutulentum.
CTTCGTGCTCGGGTGGACGGCGGCGACGATTCGGTGGTCGCGGCCGTGCTGGGCGGCGGCCGGGTCCTCGATCACGGCGACTTCCTGCATGCCCAGAGATTAGCGCCCGACAAATTTTTTTGTCAAGGAAGAGTTGGTTATCGGTACTCCGCGATGCGCCGACATATATCGGCGCGGCGTCGAACGACACGGCTCCGGAGAGGACCGGCCGACCCCAGCGGACGTGCGTACCGGTGCGTGGTGATCTCGGGGGCGGCTGCGGAAGTACAAAGCCGGACAGGCCGGAGCGGTATGGGCCGCTCCGGCCTGTCCGGCCTGCTTGCTAGGGGAGGATCAGAGGTTCACTACTTCGGTTGCACGCAGAAGCGTCCACCGCATCCGCCGATGCCGCCGCCGGGCGAGCGGGGGGCGAGGTCCTCATACCGGATGACGTTGCCGTTGGGCATGACGATGTCGGTGGCGGCGGTGTCGCCGTTGCTCGCGAAGATGTCCTCGTAGATCTCCCAGACCTTCTTGGCGAAACCGAAGACCTGGCCCCAGTCGACGCCGTTGTTCCAGTGAACGATCTGCACGGCGTAGGTGCGGAGGGCGAGGTCCGGTGTCACCTGGCCGGTCCAGTTCTCGGTGCGGCTGGAGTAGCCGAAGGCGGTGCCGTTGACGCCCCAGCAGTCGCCGCCCACCGTGGCCAGGGCGCCGCCGTCGCGGTCCATGAGGATGGCCTTGGCGCACAGGCGCACGCCGGTGAGCCACACGCCCGACTGCACGGTCGAGGTCCCCTTGACGCTGCCGTCGTCGTAGACCTCCGCCCTGGTGTCGATGGTCTTGTTCTGGTTGTTGGCGTGCCAGGAATGCTTGCTGTTCTGCGCCACCAGCGTGGCCGCGTGCGCCGACGGCGCGACCAGACCCAGCCCGGCGAATGCCGTCACCATCACCAGCAGGCCGCCGAACAGTCTCCTGGCCATCGCCTTCACATCCCGGCGAAAGCCCGGAACGTCGTTTCTGAGAGCGGGGGATCGCATGCTTTCTCCATTGCCTTGGGATCGACCCCCTCACTATCAAGCTTCGTATTTCACCAGCTCAATGAGGGAAATTACGTACGTGTCGCCAAACCGGCGATCGTGTGGCAGTTCTCCGCGAACCTCGGCCCGGATGTCTGTCAGCACTCACCGTAGATCGGGATGACGGACCGGTTCCCGCGCATACGAACCCGCGAGATCCGGCAGGCGGCCGCCTCCGGTGGCCGAGATGGATCGCGGCGTTCACCCGGCCGGCGTCAGATCTGGACGGGCGTGGCCCGTGGACGCGCCGAAGACGCGCAACGAGGCTTCGGTGCGGTTGCTCACGCCGAGCTTGGCGTAGATGTTCCCGAGGTGTTTCTCCACCGTGCGAACGCTGATCCGCAGGACCTGTGCCGCCTGCGCGCTGGTGCGGCCGTTGGCGACGAGCCAGAGCACATCGGACTCGCGTGGGGTGAGGCCCGGACCGCCGATGGGCGTCGGCCCTTCCCCGCCCGACTCCGAGATCAGCAGGGCCGCGCTGCCGTGATGCCGGAACAGCCGCACGGTGAGACGGCGGGACCCGTGCGCCGTCGTGTAAGGCTGCGACGGCCGGCCCGGGAGAGGGACGCGGAGCTGCTCGGCCAGCCAGGCGTTCAGCTCATCGGGCAGCACGTCGCCTTCTCGCGCGGATATCCGGAAATACGTCGCCAGCAGCAGCCGCGCCGCTCTGTTGACGACCCGGACCTTGCCCATCGGACCGATCAGCACCACCCCGTACGCGGTGTCGTCGATCCCGTCCAGCGCGGCCAGCGCGGCTTCGAACCAGGAATGGGCCGCCGAGGCCGCGGACAGGTGAGCCGGATACGGCTGAGTGATCGTCACCGGCCTCTGCCCGGCATCGGTGAGGTCGTGGCCGCCGGCCGACGGGACAGATCGTCCGAAGCCGGAGACCCGGCTTCGCCCGGTGCGCGGAGTGGTTGGGTGGGATCGGTTTCGCGTAGCCCTGACACTCGGCAAGGCTACGACAGGGTGATCTTTAGCTATCATACGTAATTTCACTGATTATCAGGTGCGAGCGAAATACACCTGAGTCAGAGACCTGGACTCGCACCCGCCCGGCTGAACTCCTGGTCGGAGACCACCGGCCGACCGCCTCCGGTGTGAACGTTTCACGACCGCGGAGGGCCGCGCGCCAGGTACGGAGGCCACCGTACGGGGGCGTGGGCGAACGGCGTTGACCACGTGATCGCGAGTACGTACGTTGCCGCTGAAACATTCGGTGATCAGGGCCGAATGTTTCGGAACGGATCCGTCAACAGCCCTGCCGATGGGAGATTCCCGATGAGGCGCTTCGTGTCCGTGGTGCTTGCGGTGTGGCGTGAGGCCCGCCACCGAGACCGGCGTCGTGCGCCGAGCCGGTCCGTGCCGGTCGCCGGAGGGCCGTACGCGCAGGGCACGACCTCTATCCTCAGGGTGGCGGCCGTGGTGGCCGTCGCGGTCGCCGTCACCGCGGCGTCGCCCGCGCTCGGTGCCATGGGCGCGCGGAGCGGCGAGGGGACGCCCGGCCCCGTCGCGGGAAAGGTGACGCCCAAGATGGACGGGCACTGGGTCAACACCTGGGTGTCGATGCCGCAGCTGACCGAGCCGGGCAACATGCCGCCGGCCCCGTTCACCCAGGACGACCTGGTGCTGGCCGACAGCACGCTGCGGCAGACCGTTCGCACGTCCGTCGGCGGGCGGCAGATGCGGCTGCGCTTCTCCAACGCCTTCGGCGGCACGGCACTGCCCATCACCCGGGTGTCGGTGGCGCTCCCTGCCGGTGGCCAGGCCGGCGTCAGCGCCATCAAGGCCGGCACCTCCCGGCCGGTGACCTTCCACGGGAAGCCCTCGGTGGTCATACCGGTCGGGGCGCAGGCCGTCTCCGACCCGCTGAACTTCGAGCTGGCCCCCGGCTCCAACCTCACGGTGACGATCTATCTGGCCGAGGGGCAGAAGTCCGTCGACATCACCTCCCACCCCGGCTCCCGGACCACCTCGTACATGGTGGCCGGTGACCACGTCGACGCCGAGGACCTGCCCGGAGCCACCTCCACCGCTCACTGGTACTTCCTCAGCGGACTGGAGACGTGGTCCAAACGCACCACCGCGGGGGTCGCCATCGTCGGCGACTCGCTCACCGACGGCAGAGGCTCCACCACGAACGGCAACGACCGCTGGCCGGACCGGCTGCTCGACCGGTTGCAGGCCCACCCCGGCACCGGTGACATCGCGATCCTCAACCAGGCGGCCGGCGGGAACCGGGTGCTCAACGACGGCCTGGGTCCCAACGCCCTCGCACGGCTCGACCGCGACGTCTTCGCGCAGAGCGGGGTGAAGTGGCAGATCGTCTTCGAAGGCGTCAACGACCTCGGCACGGCCGAGGCCACCGAGGCCGCCCAGAAGCAGGTCGCGGCCGACCTGATCGCCGCCTACGACCAGATGATCATCCGGGCCCACGCCCACGGCATCCGCGTGTACGGTGCGACGCTGACGCCGTTCGGGGCCAACGAGATGTACGACGACGCCCAGGGATACCGGGAGGCGGCCCGGCAGACGGTCAACCAGTGGATCCGCACCAGCCGCCGGTTCGACGCGGTGATCGACTTCGATCGGGCGGCCCGCGACCCGGCCGACCTCCGGCGGTTGCTGCCCGCCTACGACGGCGGAGACCACCTGCACCTCAACCCGGCCGGCTACAAGGCGCTCGCCGACGCCGTCCCGGCCCGGCTGTTCCGCGACGAGCCGCTTCCGCGGGGGTTCGGCTTCGATTAGACGAGTCGTCACGAGGCCACGCGTACCGGTCGCACCCGGTGGCGTGGCCGGGCGGATTCCGCTCGGGCGGTGGG
It includes:
- a CDS encoding SGNH/GDSL hydrolase family protein, whose translation is MSVVLAVWREARHRDRRRAPSRSVPVAGGPYAQGTTSILRVAAVVAVAVAVTAASPALGAMGARSGEGTPGPVAGKVTPKMDGHWVNTWVSMPQLTEPGNMPPAPFTQDDLVLADSTLRQTVRTSVGGRQMRLRFSNAFGGTALPITRVSVALPAGGQAGVSAIKAGTSRPVTFHGKPSVVIPVGAQAVSDPLNFELAPGSNLTVTIYLAEGQKSVDITSHPGSRTTSYMVAGDHVDAEDLPGATSTAHWYFLSGLETWSKRTTAGVAIVGDSLTDGRGSTTNGNDRWPDRLLDRLQAHPGTGDIAILNQAAGGNRVLNDGLGPNALARLDRDVFAQSGVKWQIVFEGVNDLGTAEATEAAQKQVAADLIAAYDQMIIRAHAHGIRVYGATLTPFGANEMYDDAQGYREAARQTVNQWIRTSRRFDAVIDFDRAARDPADLRRLLPAYDGGDHLHLNPAGYKALADAVPARLFRDEPLPRGFGFD
- a CDS encoding helix-turn-helix transcriptional regulator, encoding MTITQPYPAHLSAASAAHSWFEAALAALDGIDDTAYGVVLIGPMGKVRVVNRAARLLLATYFRISAREGDVLPDELNAWLAEQLRVPLPGRPSQPYTTAHGSRRLTVRLFRHHGSAALLISESGGEGPTPIGGPGLTPRESDVLWLVANGRTSAQAAQVLRISVRTVEKHLGNIYAKLGVSNRTEASLRVFGASTGHARPDLTPAG